A region from the Halomarina litorea genome encodes:
- a CDS encoding DEAD/DEAH box helicase, with the protein MSDTESDEEAASESAAESGPELSAEEFQAIAQRLRRPVVTASQVARLLECSQAEATDLLDGLADAGRIAHADVSSDPVVWYPTDLQSFAEREHRILFPDRREVVVEHPRQFTRAQLAQFAHLVDSTRNGAYIYKIREEDVWQAPYDHLADLLRTMRDVLPERSPHLEEWVENQWQRAHKFTLLTHDDGYTILRAGSDDLMGNVARQKLDQGEHIRAMVTDSEAWVVDGAVGEIKRILYEAGYPVQDRRELETGDPIDIRLDLDLRDYQTSWVEQFMERKSGVFVGPPGSGKTVAGMAAMAAVGGETLILVPSRDLAEQWHEELLNHTNLEPDQIGEYHGGTKDVRPVTIATYQTAGMDRHRMLFDERKWGLILYDEVHHIPSRIYRRSADLQAKHRLGLSATPIREDDRERDIYTLIGPPIGTDWAALFEAGFVAEPEVEIRYVPWADEMARNEYASADGHERRQIASENPAKLDAIRTLLEEHAGAKVLVFVDYLDQGKAISEALDVPFVSGEMRHHRRQVLFDEFRSGGRDVLVISRVGDEGIDLPNAEVAIVASGLGGSRRQGAQRAGRTMRPVGSALMYVLATRGTTEEDFARQQTRHLAEKGIRVTERDTPQVAAVADGEDANEDAGEQEDGTEATEEEED; encoded by the coding sequence TCGGACGAGGAGGCGGCGTCCGAATCGGCGGCGGAGTCGGGGCCGGAACTGAGCGCCGAGGAGTTCCAGGCCATCGCCCAGCGACTCCGCCGACCCGTCGTGACGGCCAGTCAGGTGGCGCGACTCCTCGAGTGCTCGCAGGCGGAGGCGACGGACCTGCTCGACGGGTTGGCCGACGCCGGACGAATCGCCCACGCGGACGTCTCCTCGGACCCCGTCGTCTGGTACCCGACGGACCTCCAGTCGTTCGCCGAGCGAGAACACCGCATCCTCTTTCCGGACCGCCGGGAAGTGGTCGTCGAACACCCCCGGCAGTTCACGCGGGCGCAACTCGCCCAGTTCGCCCACCTCGTCGACTCCACGCGGAACGGGGCGTACATCTACAAGATTCGCGAGGAGGACGTCTGGCAGGCGCCCTACGACCACCTCGCGGACCTCCTGCGGACGATGCGCGACGTCCTCCCGGAGCGCTCGCCGCACCTGGAGGAGTGGGTCGAGAACCAGTGGCAACGCGCCCACAAGTTCACGCTCCTCACTCACGACGACGGCTACACCATCCTCCGGGCGGGGAGCGACGACCTGATGGGTAACGTCGCCCGGCAGAAACTCGACCAGGGCGAGCACATCCGCGCGATGGTGACCGACTCGGAGGCGTGGGTGGTCGACGGTGCCGTCGGCGAGATAAAGCGCATCCTCTACGAGGCGGGCTACCCCGTCCAGGACCGCCGCGAACTGGAGACGGGCGACCCCATCGACATCCGACTGGACCTCGACCTGCGAGACTACCAGACGTCGTGGGTCGAACAGTTCATGGAGCGGAAATCGGGCGTGTTCGTCGGCCCACCGGGGTCGGGCAAGACCGTCGCCGGGATGGCCGCCATGGCCGCCGTCGGCGGCGAGACGCTGATTCTCGTCCCCTCGCGTGACCTCGCCGAGCAGTGGCACGAGGAGTTGTTGAACCACACGAACCTCGAACCCGACCAGATCGGCGAGTACCACGGCGGGACGAAGGACGTCCGGCCCGTCACCATCGCCACCTACCAGACAGCGGGGATGGACCGCCACCGGATGCTGTTCGACGAACGGAAGTGGGGGCTCATCCTCTACGACGAGGTCCACCACATCCCGAGTCGCATCTACCGGCGGAGCGCCGACCTGCAGGCTAAACACCGCCTCGGACTCAGTGCGACACCCATCCGGGAAGACGACCGGGAACGAGACATCTACACGCTCATCGGCCCGCCCATCGGCACCGACTGGGCGGCGCTGTTCGAGGCGGGCTTCGTCGCGGAACCCGAAGTCGAGATTCGCTACGTCCCGTGGGCCGACGAGATGGCCAGAAACGAGTACGCCAGCGCAGACGGCCACGAACGCCGGCAAATCGCCTCCGAGAACCCCGCGAAACTCGACGCCATCAGGACGCTCCTCGAAGAGCACGCCGGGGCGAAGGTGCTGGTGTTCGTCGACTACCTCGACCAGGGGAAGGCCATCAGCGAGGCGCTGGACGTCCCGTTCGTCTCCGGGGAGATGCGCCACCACCGGCGACAGGTGCTGTTCGACGAGTTCCGTTCGGGGGGGCGCGACGTCCTCGTCATCTCGCGGGTCGGCGACGAGGGCATCGACCTCCCGAACGCGGAAGTCGCCATCGTCGCCTCCGGCCTCGGTGGGTCACGCAGGCAGGGCGCACAGCGCGCCGGACGGACGATGCGCCCCGTCGGGAGCGCCCTGATGTACGTCCTCGCGACGCGCGGGACGACCGAGGAGGACTTCGCCCGCCAGCAGACCCGCCACCTCGCCGAGAAGGGGATTCGCGTGACCGAACGCGACACACCGCAGGTGGCGGCGGTGGCCGACGGCGAGGACGCGAACGAGGATGCGGGTGAACAGGAAGACGGGACGGAGGCGACCGAAGAGGAAGAGGACTGA